The Podarcis muralis chromosome 8, rPodMur119.hap1.1, whole genome shotgun sequence genomic sequence AACAAAGTCAGTCCTGGGGACGCTCTTACACATTTGTGACTTCCATTGTCACTTTgctacacggggggggggggggagcacactgAGTGACTTCTAAGAGCATCCTGTTTTTTTGAAATCATTGCACAGCATTTGGCTCTCCTGGCTGAAGATGGTGACTCCTACTGAATTGGAGTATTTATCAATAGCAGGTATTTATTTCACTTTACCCTGATCTTCCTCCAAGGGTCTCAGGCTGACATACATGGCCCTTATCTCTCCCTCACTACATTGTCACAACGAACTTGCAAAGAGTCAAGTGGTGAATTTCACAAACCTGGGTCTTTCCAGCTATAGCTACCATACCACACAGATATAACTTTCTGCAGGACCACAGTGGATAAAACTGCTCTACCCATGTACACCCATGATTGGGAATGAACATTTCTTTAAGAATCCTATGATTATGAATATTAATTGCATCTATACCCTGTCCTTCCTTGAACTTGGGACTCATATTGCATCGCTCACCCCTCTACCTTCCCAACAACCCTGccagcatactctccaacatttctcagataaaaataggggtgtcctattccataataagagttttactatttataccctgcccatctgatgggctgccccagccactccaggagacttccaacatacataaaaatgtaatgaaacattaaacaaaaaacttccctatacagggctgcctctagATGACTCAGGGGTCAGGTaagtccacaccctccaacatttctctgatgataatagggacgtcctaaggaaaagtgggaccttCTGGGATTAAATCAGGGGTTGTCtccggaaaatagggacagttggagggtctgTGTTAGGTAGTCAATCATTAACTCTCAGCCCAGGTCCACCAGAGAGTTTCAGGACTGAGTGGGCATTTGAATGGACACTCTAATCGCTCTCAGTTCTAATGAATGGTTGCGAATTCAAAGTTCAGAACTCAACACCGTAATAGGAAAGTGTTGCAATACCTTCTATAGGAggctgtgtgtatttatttactaATTGCAAAGTAATTTCCAAGataggggaggggggagcaccaTCCCTCAACAGGTTGGACTCTGCCACCTATAAATCAATTTGCACTTTACACCTGAGAAGGGTAACCTGCTATGCAAAGTGGGCGGAGAAGGGGTGGGGCCTGACTGGGCTCCTTTCATTGGAGGAACCCCAAGGAGAGGGCGGGACTTGGCCAGAGCCAAACAAACAACCTGCCCGCCCCAGCTTTCCAACAAGCTCTCCCTGTCATCGAGGCTGTCTCTCGGGAGATGCCCACCTTTGTCTGACTTACCTTGCATCTCCACCCAGCAGCCGCTCGGAAGCCTGGCGGGGGgtagctccgcctcctcctccccaacTGGGCTGAGCGTTATAATGGGCTGGCCTGAGAGTAGTGGAGAGAGATAATGACAATGCCACTTAATGACAACAGCCGCTCGAGGGTTGCTATCGCCAGCAGACAGCTCGCAAGCGCCAGGCTCTTCAAGCGGGAGCGCCACTAACGTGGGGGAAAGGAGAGCAGAAAGACGCGGGTTCAGCACATCaggtttccatttttcttttttaaatcctaACCGGAGTCAACTTGCTGCCGATCTTCCCCTGGAAGCCTATGAAGATCTAAGAGTACACTCCTAGAAAGAGAATCGCACCACCAGGATAGatagtttaaaaaaaagttggcGCAAAGTTTCTTCAGTCACCTGTTACCTTCAGCTTTGCGTCCGAGACTCTCAAGATAAAATACCACCGGCTGCGGGGGAGGGGAGAGCGCGCATCTTCCTCGGAAGGATCCTCCCCCACGAAGAGGGACGAAGAGAAAAGCCTACCGTCTAGGGATCGTCATCCAGGTGGGAAAAGCCAGCAGAGGCTGGCTTTGCTCAGCAAGGCACCATCCAGGACTGCCGAGAGAAAACGCTTGAAAACCAGCCGACTCCACGCGCGCTAGGAGCGCAACGCGCTGGTTTTGATTTCGAAGGAGGAGACTTGGGGTGTGGAAACAAACCCCCTTCTTGCTCACAAACTAAGGAGGGGGCAGAAAGAGACCTCACCGCTACATTCCGCCCCGACACCCTTTCCCAAAGGAATTCAGGCTTCGGAAACTTCTACCGTagctctgcttttttttttttttagggttgcTAGCGTGGGAACCCCGATTTTTGCTCTCTTCCTCCAGGGAGGCGGAGACGTTGCTCTGAAGCCGCGAGACACATTCCGTGACTCCCCCGTGGAAGAAAGGGAACTGTTGCCCCTTAGAGGAGCTCCACCACCACCGCGTAAAAGGAGAGATGCACCTCAACTTTTGTTAGCGTCCCCTCTCCCCGGAGATCCGAGCCTACACCGCCCCATTGCTGCGCTCGGAAGGCCCACCGATCATCCCTGGGGAAGAAGAGACCCGTGGGCGGGGGGAGCCGAGCTGGGCCCCTTCGAGGCTGGAGGCGCCACCATGAAGCTGGAGATCTTCGCCCCGCGTTACGAGGACAAGCTCAGCAGCGACCAGGAAAGCAGCAGCGCGGCGTCGCCGCTGCCCGGCGACAGCGAGCTGGGCTCCGACGGTGACTGCGCCGCCCTCAGCCCGGCCAGTGGTGTCGGGGCCTCTCCGCGCCAGGGCTCGGAGCCTTCGCCCGGCAACGTGAAAGCAGCGCCGGGGAAGCCTTACACGCGTCGCCCGAAGCCTCCCTACTCGTACATCGCGCTGATCGCCATGGCTATCCGGGACTCCGCCGGGGGGCGCCTGACTCTGGCCGAGATCAACGAGTACCTGATGGGCCGTTTCCCCTTCTTCCGCGGCGCCTACACGGGCTGGCGCAACTCCGTGCGCCACAACCTGTCGCTCAACGACTGCTTCGTCAAGGTGCTCCGCGACCCGGCCCGGCCGTGGGGCAAGGACAACTACTGGATGCTCAACCCCAGCTCCGAGTACACGTTCGCCGACGGCGTCTTCCGCAGGCGGAGGAAGCGCCTCAGCAGGCCCGGCGCCGCGGAGCCTGCCCAGGCGCACCAGCCCTCGGCCTCGCCCTCTCCAAGCGCCGACCACGAGCCCCAGCCAGCGGCGTCCGGGACAGCCACGACGACGGCCGCCGCCTCGGTCTCGCCGTCGTGCGCCTCGTCGCGCCCGAAATTCTCCAGCTCCTTCGCCATCGAGAGCATCTTGAGCCGCCCTTTCCAGCCGtccgagaagcagcagcagcagcagcagcgccccccaACCTCAGCGGGAGACAGGGCGATGCTGTGGCCCGTCCCGTCGGGCTATTCTCGCCTTCTGCCCCAGTCCGCCGTCTCCTTtgggctccttcctcctcctcctcagttccCACCCGCGGCGGCCTCTTCTCTGTACTCCTACAGGCTGCCCGACCCGCTCCTCCCGGAGGTCTCCGCGGGGGAGGCCTCGACGTCCGGGGATGCCCACCAACTCTTCCCCCAGCGGACCTCCCTCCTCGCCGCTTCCACCGCGGCCTCGGAATCGCTGCAAGGGGTCCCGCTCGGCGTCGCTCAGCTCTACTGCCCCCTCCGGCTGCCCGGGTCGTTGCAGCAGGTCTATCGGCCTTATCCCACGGAGACCCTACCGGTGTAACCGTAGAACTAGCCAAGCCCCCTCCCTCATGAAGGGGTGACTTGAGGACAGGCGATGGGAAAGGTCTCTACgcacacttttattttatttttaatccagtGACTGAAAAGTACAAAGACTATGTGCCTTAAGGATGGATTTCCCCTGAGACAAAAACCCAAAATCATTCGATCTGATTTCAACCCGAACTTTCAAATGGACCAGAGTGTGTGTCTCTCCTGGCAATAGTACCCTGCTGATAGGTTTAGGGGGGCATTCATCCAAATGTTTTTGTTTCCCATTCACAAGACTAGGAGGCGCGCCCAACCCGCagattttaaaccatttttataGCCGTGAGTTTCCAGGGTGAACTCCTTACTCTGGTATAGTCGTTAAAGCGCAGTCCTGTCTTCTATGTTTATTCCGAAGAAAGGCTGCTCAGCGGGTCTTATTCCGAAGTGGGCGTGGCAAGGGTGGCAACTGCGATTATCCAAACCGCTTCCTCGAGAACTCTCTATACAGTACGTATGCTGCAAACTTtagcagggttgccaacttttgttGAAGGGGGTTCTTGTGCCTTTAGCAGTCTTGATGCTTGGTCAGACCGCTGTCAAAGGCCCCAAAACTGGGCCagtaaaaagttggcaaccctaagggctccactgatttcaacagaacACATGGGGGGCAGAGATTAAGCCCCATTTAACTCAAAGGGTCTT encodes the following:
- the FOXQ1 gene encoding forkhead box protein Q1, whose protein sequence is MKLEIFAPRYEDKLSSDQESSSAASPLPGDSELGSDGDCAALSPASGVGASPRQGSEPSPGNVKAAPGKPYTRRPKPPYSYIALIAMAIRDSAGGRLTLAEINEYLMGRFPFFRGAYTGWRNSVRHNLSLNDCFVKVLRDPARPWGKDNYWMLNPSSEYTFADGVFRRRRKRLSRPGAAEPAQAHQPSASPSPSADHEPQPAASGTATTTAAASVSPSCASSRPKFSSSFAIESILSRPFQPSEKQQQQQQRPPTSAGDRAMLWPVPSGYSRLLPQSAVSFGLLPPPPQFPPAAASSLYSYRLPDPLLPEVSAGEASTSGDAHQLFPQRTSLLAASTAASESLQGVPLGVAQLYCPLRLPGSLQQVYRPYPTETLPV